The following are from one region of the Capsicum annuum cultivar UCD-10X-F1 chromosome 1, UCD10Xv1.1, whole genome shotgun sequence genome:
- the LOC107863450 gene encoding uncharacterized protein LOC107863450: MKSRSHRLPVANPQEDWVDGSWTVDCVCGVNFDDGEEMVNCDDCGVWVHTRCVRYVKSEKLFACDKCKNKARRNDSEETEVAQLLVELPTKTLTMNSPYPNSVPIRKPFRLWTDLPMEERVHVQGLPGGDPALFSGLSSVFSRELWKCSGYVPKKFNFQYREFPCWENETIEAHDNSSDKGNEMTTGNGAGTLFSLSKENFLLAPVVNPVSEKPVMESNTAMDSVATTRATNDVKKSTGFLGPSMIQDNKRKKEEFGMPKDQSGKKMSKVVEKEDYLKKDAHTSRPGPVDVKTDVQRTKFGNSGVVLAAVDILEGPRVLDHDSTSFSVIPTSKEPFSKVASCDVSKRCSTSEAHPREDKIRNHVPARVEDSPMENDGAATNLERSDSASLPMTDEVVSDATNNKEEAVVLNLGTESQTAEPMIENVACLGPNIKRQHNVESSSDDKVICSSEHEVKLTAEVHADPADLESQRLLPSEGKLDITQSLAKHAGTSSGCLSEKAEVNATTIVKSEYSDCKLKDGSRKTTVGGNNTTNTDESPSALCQSNQEPKISEVTVAARKSSGHKQSSKPAEDAPRSSLAVATSLSALNHHKIVLSTGKSSSGTTKSSAPENRTSSKAHNHDSNGKVRGMYGSNLSNKRERSSMDAGRDEERRERPKKMLKEHSKSSVGSASKTLQLTKLSHAPVKKTVSEAKESVSTSAAKTSIVRSNPASSRSAESSTSLQSESAAHIQNKATGLHLTQKCEKINQPSCQPSSKVNTHQMHPPPSSSPPLSDEALALLLHQELNSSPRVPRVPRMRHAGSLPQLTSPTSTSMAMKRTSSGGGKDHGLTSRRKSKDIGKDGSNCSQEVVQKTKKSDRSTSPVCRREEDSISKREGDAGSAKSVQSLKKSSTLASNTSASSSLCSLNEANEQNLSSMHNSPSAAADDDAKVAGHPSHQTLPALIAEIMSKGQRMTYEELCNAVLPHWPNLRKHNGERYAYSSHSQAVLDCLRNRSEWSRMVDRGPKTSTSRKRRKHDVDSQFTESEDNEDCMDRAAKDVRNKTFESKQEDFPKGKRKARKRRRLALKGRGIKDVRRRHRAKVISDEEIGSSSESGRDSMFSEDEAQGDETSAGNEASASSDDRATVS, from the exons ATGAAGAGCCGGTCTCACCGCCTTCCTGTTGCAAATCCACAGGAGGACTGGGTTGATGGTTCATGGACTGTGGACTGTGTCTGTGGTGTCAATTTTGATGATGGGGAGGAGATGGTCAATTGCGACGACTGCGGTGTCTGGGTACATACACGTTGCGTGCGCTATGTCAAGAGTGAGAAGCTATTTGCATGTGATAAGTGTAAAAACAAAGCCAGAAGGAATGATAGCGAAGAAACTGAGGTTGCTCAGCTACTTGTTGAGTTGCCCACCAAGACTTTGACCATGAATTCTCCATATCCTAATTCCGTCCCTATAAGAAAGCCCTTTAGGCTTTGGACTGATTTGCCAATGGAGGAAAGGGTTCATGTCCAAGGTCTCCCCGGTGGTGATCCAGCTTTATTTTCTGGGTTGTCATCTGTATTTAGTCGTGAATTGTGGAAATGTAGTGGTTATGTTCCCAAAAAGTTCAATTTTCAATATAGGGAGTTTCCTTGTTGGGAAAATGAAACAATAGAGGCTCATGATAACTCCAGTGACAAAGGCAATGAGATGACTACTGGTAATGGTGCTGGCACTTTATTCTCCTTGTCAAAGGAAAACTTCTTGCTTGCACCAGTAGTTAACCCTGTttctgagaagcctgttatggaGTCCAACACGGCTATGGATTCAGTTGCCACTACTCGTGCAACCAATGATGTGAAGAAGAGCACAGGTTTTTTGGGTCCTAGCATGATACAAGACAACAAACGTAAGAAAGAAGAGTTTGGGATGCCCAAGGACCAAAGTGGTAAGAAGATGTCTAAGGTCGTTGAAAAGGAGGATTATCTTAAGAAAGATGCACATACTTCTAGACCAG GCCCCGTGGATGTCAAGACAGATGTCCAGAGAACAAAATTTGGAAATTCAGGGGTGGTTTTGGCTGCTGTTGACATTTTGGAAGGACCTCGTGTACTGGACCATGACTCCACAAGCTTTTCTGTCATTCCAACTTCTAAAGAGCCGTTTTCAAAAGTTGCATCTTGTGATGTATCCAAACGTTGCTCAACAAGTGAAGCACATCCCCGGGAAGACAAGATTAGAAACCATGTTCCTGCTAGAGTTGAGGACTCTCCTATGGAAAATGATGGAGCAGCAACAAATTTAGAACGGAGTGATTCTGCTAGTTTACCTATGACAGATGAG GTTGTTAGTGATGCTACCAACAATAAGGAAGAGGCTGTGGTTCTAAATCTTGGAACTGAATCTCAAACGGCGGAGCCCATGATTGAAAATGTTGCATGTCTTGGTCCTAATATTAAGAGGCAGCATAATGTCGAAAGTTCAAGTGATGACAAGGTTATTTGCTCTTCAGAACACGAGGTTAAATTGACAGCAGAAGTCCATGCTGATCCTGCTGACCTTGAAAGTCAACGTTTACTTCCAAGTGAGGGTAAGTTGGATATAACACAATCATTGGCGAAACATGCAGGGACATCTTCAGGATGCTTGTCTGAAAAAGCTGAAGTTAATGCTACCACTATCGTCAAATCGGAATATAGTGATTGTAAATTAAAGGATGGCAGTAGAAAGACAACTGTTGGTGGTAATAATACAACTAATACTGATGAATCACCCAGTGCTCTCTGTCAATCTAATCAAGAACCTAAGATTTCTGAAGTCACAGTAGCAGCAAGAAAGAGTTCAGGACACAAACAAAGTTCAAAGCCTGCTGAAGATGCACCTAGATCAAGCTTAGCAGTCGCAACTTCGTTATCAGCTCTGAATCACCATAAAATAGTTCTATCCACTGGAAAATCATCTTCAGGTACAACAAAGTCTTCTGCTCCTGAGAATCGAACATCCTCGAAAGCTCATAATCATGATTCTAATGGTAAAGTGAGGGGAATGTATGGGAGCAATCTTAGTAATAAAAGAGAGAGGTCGTCAATGGATGCTGGTAGGGATGAGGAGAGGCGTGAAAGAccaaaaaaaatgttgaaagagCACTCAAAGTCATCAGTTGGTTCGGCTTCGAAGACATTGCAGTTGACCAAGCTCTCTCATGCTCCAGTGAAGAAAACAGTATCAGAAGCAAAGGAATCAGTCTCCACTTCTGCTGCAAAAACCTCTATTGTGCGTAGTAACCCTGCTAGTTCACGCTCTGCAGAGTCTTCTACCTCACTGCAAAGTGAGAGTGCAGCACACATACAGAATAAAGCTACAGGTCTTCACTTGACACAAAAATGTGAAAAGATAAACCAGCCAAGTTGCCAACCATCTTCTAAAGTGAATACACACCAGATGCATCCTCCACCTTCATCATCTCCTCCACTAAGTGATGAAGCG CTTGCTCTGCTGCTTCATCAAGAACTTAATAGTTCTCCTAGAGTTCCTCGAGTGCCACGGATGCGTCATGCTGGTAGCTTACCTCAGTTAACCTCTCCAACATCTACAAGTATGGCAATGAAGCGAACATCTAGCGGTGGCGGAAAAGATCATGGTTTG ACATCTAGGAGAAAGTCAAAGGACATAGGCAAAGATGGTTCAAACTGTTCTCAGGAGGTGGTTCagaaaactaagaaatctgaTAGATCAACTTCTCCTGTTTGTAGGAGAGAAGAAGATTCTATTAGTAAGAGAGAAGGAGATGCTGGATCTGCAAAAAGTGTGCAATCTCTGAAGAAGAGTAGCACACTTGCCTCCAATACTTCAGCAAGTAGTAGTTTATGTTCCCTAAATGAGGCAAATGAGCAGAACCTGTCTTCAATGCACAATTCACCAAGTGCAGCTGCTGATGATGATGCAAAAGTGGCTGGACATCCTTCACATCAGACATTACCAG CTTTGATTGCTGAGATTATGAGCAAAGGACAAAGAATGACTTATGAAGAGCTCTGCAATGCAGTTCTTCCG CACTGGCCGAACTTGAGGAAGCATAACGGAGAGCGTTATGCATATTCAAGTCACTCTCAGGCTGTCCTTGATTGCTTGCGGAACCGAAGTGAATGGTCTCGCATGGTTGATCGGGGTCCCAAG ACCAGTACAAGTAGGAAGAGACGCAAACATGATGTTGACTCCCAATTTACTGAATCTGAGGATAACGAAGATTGCATGGATAGAGCTGCAAAAGATGTCAGGAACAAAACTTTTGAATCAAAACAGGAAGATTTTCCCAAAGGCAAGAGGAAGGCAAGAAAGCGCAGGCGATTGGCTCTAAAAGGAAGAGGCATAAAGGATGTCAGGAGGCGGCATAGGGCTAAGGTTATCAGTGATGAGGAAATTGGTTCATCCTCTGAATCTGGTAGGGACAGTATGTTCAGCGAAGATGAAGCACAAGGAGATGAAACTTCTGCTGGAAATGAGGCCTCTGCTAGCTCTGATGATAGGGCAACCGTGTCATAA